A single Mixta calida DNA region contains:
- a CDS encoding YkgJ family cysteine cluster protein codes for MECRTACGACCTAPSISSPIPGMPQGKPANTPCVQLDPQQRCKIFGSPLRPKVCASLQPSAEMCASTREQAMTWLLTLEAATAP; via the coding sequence ATGGAGTGTCGCACCGCCTGCGGCGCCTGTTGTACGGCGCCGTCTATCTCATCGCCTATTCCCGGCATGCCGCAGGGCAAACCGGCCAATACGCCCTGCGTTCAGCTCGACCCGCAGCAGCGCTGCAAAATTTTCGGTTCGCCGCTGCGGCCGAAAGTGTGTGCCAGCTTACAGCCGTCCGCAGAGATGTGCGCCTCGACGCGCGAGCAGGCGATGACCTGGCTGCTGACGCTGGAAGCGGCGACCGCGCCCTGA
- a CDS encoding CobW family GTP-binding protein gives MIKVNLVTGFLGSGKTTTLLHLVANKPEGENWAILVNEFGEIGIDGALLAESGAVLKEIPGGCMCCVNGLPMQVGLNMLLRQHQLDRLLIEPTGLGHPKQILDMLSAEVYQPWLTLQASLTLLDPRQLSDARVRENENFRDQLAAADIVVANKQDRWQEQDRQALAQWQAEELGDRQLIGTEYGRIDPALLAQPRRNLRALPQSETHQHSHPRRDSGLGALRLDNNARWRRAFNQGQGYYACGWAFDSETVFDTVGVLEWARLAPVERVKGVMRIPEGAVSINRQGADFRIETRQAPPPDSRIEIIHHSDADWNQLQNELLKLRLSDKR, from the coding sequence ATGATCAAGGTCAATTTAGTTACCGGCTTTCTCGGTAGCGGCAAAACCACCACGCTGCTGCATTTAGTGGCCAATAAGCCGGAAGGAGAAAACTGGGCGATTCTGGTGAATGAATTTGGCGAAATCGGCATCGATGGCGCGCTGCTGGCGGAAAGCGGCGCGGTGCTGAAAGAGATCCCCGGCGGCTGCATGTGCTGCGTGAACGGTCTGCCGATGCAGGTTGGCCTGAACATGCTGCTGCGTCAGCATCAGCTTGACCGACTGCTCATTGAGCCGACCGGCCTGGGCCATCCCAAACAGATCCTTGATATGCTCAGCGCCGAGGTCTATCAGCCCTGGCTAACCTTACAGGCGTCGTTGACGCTGCTCGATCCGCGCCAGCTCAGCGACGCGCGCGTGCGGGAAAACGAGAACTTTCGCGATCAGCTGGCGGCGGCGGATATCGTGGTCGCCAATAAGCAGGATCGCTGGCAGGAACAGGATCGACAGGCGCTGGCGCAGTGGCAGGCAGAGGAACTCGGCGATCGTCAACTGATCGGCACCGAGTATGGCCGCATCGATCCTGCTCTGCTGGCGCAGCCGCGCCGCAATTTGCGCGCCCTGCCGCAGAGCGAAACGCATCAGCATAGCCATCCGCGGCGCGATTCCGGTCTGGGCGCGCTGCGTCTTGACAATAATGCGCGCTGGCGGCGCGCCTTTAATCAGGGCCAGGGCTACTACGCCTGCGGCTGGGCTTTCGACAGCGAGACCGTTTTCGATACCGTCGGCGTGCTGGAGTGGGCGCGCCTGGCGCCGGTCGAACGCGTAAAAGGCGTGATGCGCATCCCCGAGGGCGCGGTCAGCATTAACCGCCAGGGCGCCGACTTTCGCATTGAAACGCGCCAGGCGCCGCCGCCGGATAGCCGCATCGAGATCATTCATCACAGCGACGCGGACTGGAATCAGCTGCAAAACGAATTGTTGAAACTCCGTTTAAGTGATAAGCGTTAA
- the fruK gene encoding 1-phosphofructokinase, producing MSRRVATITLNPAYDLVGYCPEIERGEVNLVKTTGLHAAGKGINVAKVLKDLGIDVTVGGFLGKENQDGFQHLFSELGIANRFQVVPGRTRINVKLTEKDGEVTDLNFSGFDVSAQDWERFTTDSLTWLGQFDMVCVSGSLPAGVAPEAFTRWMSDLRTHCPCIIFDSSREALVAGLKAAPWLVKPNRRELEIWAGRKLPTLEDVIEAAHALREQGIAHVVISLGAEGALWVNASGEWIARPPACEVVSTVGAGDSMVGGLIYGLLMRESSEHTLRLATAVAALAVSQSNVGVTDRTQLAAMMARVDLKPFN from the coding sequence ATGAGCAGACGCGTCGCAACCATTACCCTTAATCCGGCCTATGACCTGGTCGGCTATTGCCCGGAAATCGAGCGTGGCGAAGTCAACCTGGTGAAGACCACCGGCCTGCACGCCGCAGGCAAGGGCATTAACGTCGCGAAAGTGCTGAAAGATTTAGGCATCGACGTCACCGTCGGCGGCTTCCTTGGTAAAGAGAATCAGGACGGTTTTCAGCATCTGTTCAGCGAGCTGGGCATCGCCAACCGTTTTCAGGTGGTGCCGGGCCGTACCCGCATCAACGTCAAGCTGACGGAAAAAGATGGCGAAGTTACCGATTTAAACTTCTCCGGCTTCGACGTCAGCGCGCAGGATTGGGAACGCTTTACCACCGATTCTCTCACCTGGCTGGGCCAGTTCGATATGGTCTGCGTCAGCGGCAGCCTGCCTGCGGGCGTCGCGCCAGAAGCCTTTACGCGCTGGATGAGCGATCTGCGCACTCATTGCCCGTGCATTATTTTCGACAGCAGTCGCGAAGCGCTGGTGGCCGGTCTGAAAGCCGCGCCCTGGCTGGTGAAGCCTAACCGCCGCGAGCTGGAAATCTGGGCCGGACGCAAGCTGCCGACGCTGGAGGATGTGATTGAAGCGGCGCACGCCCTGCGTGAACAGGGCATTGCTCACGTAGTGATTTCGCTCGGCGCGGAAGGCGCGCTGTGGGTGAACGCCTCCGGGGAATGGATCGCCCGACCGCCGGCCTGTGAAGTGGTCAGCACCGTGGGCGCCGGCGATTCCATGGTCGGTGGGCTGATTTACGGCCTGCTGATGCGCGAATCCAGCGAGCACACTCTGCGTCTGGCGACTGCGGTCGCCGCGCTGGCAGTCAGCCAGAGCAACGTAGGCGTTACCGATCGTACTCAGTTGGCCGCAATGATGGCGCGCGTCGACCTGAAACCTTTTAACTGA
- the yeiP gene encoding elongation factor P-like protein YeiP: MPRANEIKRGMAVTWNGKLLLVKDIDIQSPSARGASTLYKMRFTDIRTGLKVEERFKGDDILDVISLSRRSVTFSYVDGDEYVFMDDEDYTPYTFKKEQIEEELLFIPEGGIPGIQVLTMDGQVLALELPQTVDMEIVDTSPGIKGASASARTKPAVMSTGLSIQVPEYLSNGEKIRIHIAERRYMGRAE, encoded by the coding sequence ATGCCAAGAGCTAACGAAATTAAGCGCGGAATGGCCGTAACCTGGAACGGCAAGCTGCTGCTGGTGAAAGATATCGATATCCAGAGTCCCAGCGCCCGCGGCGCATCAACCCTGTATAAAATGCGTTTTACCGATATCCGCACCGGCCTGAAAGTGGAAGAACGCTTTAAAGGCGACGACATTCTGGACGTCATTTCGCTGAGCCGCCGCTCGGTGACCTTCTCTTACGTCGACGGCGACGAGTATGTCTTTATGGATGATGAAGACTATACGCCCTACACCTTCAAAAAAGAGCAGATTGAAGAAGAACTGCTGTTTATTCCTGAAGGCGGCATTCCCGGCATTCAGGTATTAACAATGGATGGTCAGGTGCTGGCGCTTGAACTGCCGCAGACCGTGGATATGGAAATCGTCGATACTTCGCCGGGTATTAAAGGTGCATCGGCCAGCGCGCGCACCAAACCCGCCGTAATGAGCACCGGCCTTTCCATTCAGGTGCCGGAATATCTCAGCAACGGCGAAAAAATCCGTATACATATCGCTGAGCGCCGCTATATGGGCCGCGCCGAGTAA
- the fruB gene encoding fused PTS fructose transporter subunit IIA/HPr protein, which translates to MFQLDIKAIHPGQTASNKEEAIRQVAAALTAAGNVGEGYVQGMLAREQQTSTYLGNGIAIPHGTTDTRDLVLQTGVQVFQFPQGIAWGDDQTAYVVIGIAARSDEHLALLRQLTHVLSDDDVAAQLRTTHSAEELRSLLMGEKQGSEFKFDASLIALDVNAGDLMTLKALNAGRLQQAGAVDARFVTHVIGAKPLNLGQGIWLNDSTEGNLGSAVAVSRAAQPFTVDGEPAAMLVTVAVADDKPLQVLNYLSDLLLKQKADRLLKADAAGVLALMTSEVNEQAEVLTAEFIIRNEHGLHARPGTALVSVIKQFNCDVTITNLDGSGKPANGRSLMKVVALGVKKGHRLRFTASGEDAQQALDAIEEAINSGLGEGAA; encoded by the coding sequence ATGTTCCAGCTCGATATTAAGGCCATTCATCCAGGTCAGACGGCCAGCAATAAGGAAGAGGCTATTCGTCAGGTTGCCGCCGCGTTGACCGCCGCCGGCAACGTAGGCGAAGGCTACGTGCAAGGCATGCTCGCCCGCGAACAACAAACCTCAACCTATCTGGGCAACGGCATCGCAATTCCGCACGGCACCACCGATACGCGCGACTTAGTGCTGCAAACCGGCGTGCAGGTGTTTCAGTTTCCGCAGGGCATCGCCTGGGGCGACGACCAAACCGCTTATGTGGTGATCGGCATCGCCGCGCGCTCCGATGAACACCTGGCGCTGCTGCGTCAGCTGACGCACGTGCTGAGCGATGACGATGTGGCCGCGCAGCTGAGAACAACCCACTCCGCAGAGGAGCTGCGCAGCCTGCTGATGGGCGAAAAGCAGGGCAGCGAATTTAAATTTGACGCCTCCCTGATCGCCCTTGACGTCAATGCCGGCGATCTGATGACGCTAAAGGCGCTTAACGCCGGTCGTTTACAGCAGGCGGGCGCCGTAGACGCGCGCTTCGTCACCCACGTGATCGGCGCGAAGCCGCTGAATCTGGGGCAGGGCATCTGGCTGAACGACAGCACCGAAGGCAACCTCGGCAGCGCCGTGGCGGTCAGCCGCGCCGCGCAGCCTTTCACCGTTGACGGCGAACCGGCAGCGATGCTGGTGACGGTCGCGGTGGCGGACGATAAACCGTTGCAGGTGCTGAACTATCTCAGCGACCTGCTGCTGAAGCAAAAAGCGGATCGCCTGCTGAAGGCGGACGCGGCGGGCGTGCTGGCGCTGATGACCAGCGAGGTGAACGAACAGGCAGAGGTGTTGACGGCGGAGTTTATCATTCGCAACGAGCACGGCCTGCATGCCCGCCCGGGCACCGCGCTGGTCAGCGTGATCAAACAATTTAACTGCGACGTCACCATCACCAATCTTGACGGCAGCGGCAAACCCGCCAACGGACGCAGCCTGATGAAAGTGGTGGCGCTGGGCGTGAAAAAAGGACATCGCCTGCGCTTTACCGCCAGCGGTGAAGATGCACAACAGGCGCTGGACGCCATTGAAGAGGCGATTAACAGCGGCCTCGGCGAGGGGGCAGCATGA
- the fruA gene encoding PTS fructose transporter subunit IIBC: MKTLLMTDPSLGLASGYMAKQILAAAAGKAGLTLVENPAEAELVIALGDRMPTDSALNGKAVWQGDAAQALRDPQAFLARAKAEANPWQAPAAEPIAAPVSAAASTGAKRVVAITACPTGVAHTFMAAEAIETEAKKRGWWVKVETRGSVGAGNPITPQEVAEADLVIVATDIEVDLAKFAGKPMYRTSTGLALKKTAQEFDKALAEARPYQPKGNTQSAASDGEQQQERAGAYRHLLTGVSYMLPMVVAGGLSIALSFAFGITAFKEQGTLAAALMQIGGGTAFALMVPVLAGFIAFSIADRPGLTPGLIGGMLASSINAGFLGGIIAGFIAGYAAKFLSSKVKLPQSMEALKPILIIPLVASLITGLLMIYVVGTPVAKIMEGLTHWLGNMGTANAVLLGAILGGMMCADMGGPINKVAYAFGVGLLSSQAYAPMAAIMAAGMVPPLAMGVATLLARNKFNKGQQEGGKAALVLGLCFISEGAIPFAARDPMRVLPCCIVGGAVTGAISMMVGAKLMAPHGGLFVLLIPGAITPVLGYLLAIVVGTLLAGVAYAVLKRPESELVKA; encoded by the coding sequence ATGAAAACGCTGCTGATGACAGATCCTTCGCTGGGGCTTGCTTCCGGCTATATGGCAAAACAAATTCTTGCGGCGGCGGCGGGCAAAGCTGGCCTGACGCTGGTGGAAAACCCGGCCGAGGCCGAACTGGTTATCGCGCTGGGCGACAGGATGCCGACCGACAGCGCCCTGAATGGCAAAGCGGTATGGCAGGGCGACGCCGCCCAGGCGCTGCGCGATCCGCAGGCGTTCCTTGCGCGCGCCAAAGCGGAAGCGAACCCCTGGCAGGCGCCCGCCGCAGAGCCGATCGCCGCGCCGGTGAGCGCGGCCGCCTCGACCGGCGCGAAGCGCGTGGTGGCGATTACCGCCTGTCCGACCGGCGTGGCGCACACCTTTATGGCCGCCGAAGCGATCGAAACCGAAGCGAAAAAACGCGGCTGGTGGGTAAAAGTCGAAACCCGCGGTTCAGTGGGCGCCGGCAACCCGATCACCCCGCAGGAAGTGGCGGAAGCGGATCTGGTGATCGTCGCGACCGATATCGAAGTGGATCTGGCGAAATTCGCCGGTAAGCCGATGTATCGCACCTCAACCGGCCTGGCGCTGAAGAAAACCGCGCAGGAGTTCGATAAGGCGCTGGCGGAAGCGCGTCCTTATCAGCCGAAAGGCAACACGCAGAGCGCCGCCAGCGATGGCGAGCAGCAGCAGGAGCGCGCGGGCGCCTATCGTCATCTGTTGACCGGCGTTTCTTATATGCTGCCGATGGTGGTGGCGGGCGGCCTGTCCATCGCGCTCTCTTTCGCCTTCGGCATTACCGCGTTTAAAGAGCAGGGCACGCTGGCGGCGGCGCTGATGCAGATCGGCGGCGGCACGGCGTTCGCGCTAATGGTGCCGGTGCTGGCGGGCTTTATCGCCTTCTCTATCGCTGACCGCCCCGGCCTGACGCCGGGCCTGATCGGCGGTATGCTGGCCAGCAGCATCAACGCTGGCTTCCTCGGCGGCATCATCGCCGGTTTTATCGCCGGTTACGCCGCGAAGTTTCTCAGCAGTAAAGTGAAGCTGCCGCAGAGTATGGAGGCGCTGAAGCCGATCCTGATTATTCCGCTGGTGGCGAGCCTGATCACCGGTCTGCTGATGATTTACGTGGTCGGCACGCCGGTGGCGAAAATCATGGAAGGCCTGACGCACTGGCTCGGCAATATGGGTACCGCCAACGCGGTGCTGCTGGGCGCGATTCTGGGCGGCATGATGTGCGCCGATATGGGCGGCCCGATCAACAAAGTGGCCTATGCGTTCGGCGTCGGGCTGCTGAGTTCGCAGGCTTACGCGCCGATGGCGGCGATTATGGCTGCGGGCATGGTGCCGCCGCTGGCGATGGGCGTGGCGACGCTGCTGGCGCGTAATAAATTCAACAAAGGGCAACAGGAGGGCGGTAAAGCGGCGCTGGTGTTGGGCCTGTGCTTTATCTCTGAAGGGGCGATTCCGTTCGCCGCCCGCGACCCGATGCGCGTGCTGCCGTGCTGTATCGTCGGCGGCGCGGTCACCGGCGCCATCTCGATGATGGTCGGCGCGAAACTGATGGCGCCGCACGGCGGTCTGTTTGTGCTGCTGATCCCAGGCGCGATTACGCCGGTACTGGGTTACCTGCTGGCTATCGTCGTAGGTACGCTGCTGGCGGGCGTGGCCTATGCGGTGCTGAAACGTCCTGAGTCGGAGCTGGTGAAAGCCTGA
- the nfo gene encoding deoxyribonuclease IV codes for MKFIGAHVSAAGGVDQAVQRAHELEATAFALFTKNQRQWRAAALTPAIISAFRNACEKYGYSSAQILPHDSFLINLGHPQEEPLEKSRAAFIDELQRCEQLGLSLLNFHPGSHLNQIDEEACLKRIAESVNIALDKTRGVTAVIENTAGQGSNLGYRFEHLAAIIDGVEDKSRVGVCIDTCHAFAGGYDLRSEADCEATFAEFDRVVGFRYLRGMHLNDAKSAYASRVDRHHSLGEGNIGTTVFSWLMKDSRFDNIPLILETINPDIWKDEIAWLKSQQRDAASV; via the coding sequence ATGAAATTTATCGGCGCCCATGTGAGCGCGGCGGGCGGAGTGGACCAGGCGGTGCAGCGCGCCCACGAACTGGAAGCGACCGCGTTTGCGCTGTTTACCAAAAATCAGCGCCAGTGGCGCGCGGCCGCGCTGACGCCGGCGATCATCAGCGCCTTTCGCAACGCCTGCGAAAAGTATGGCTACAGCAGCGCGCAGATCCTGCCTCACGACAGCTTTCTGATTAACCTCGGCCATCCGCAGGAGGAGCCGTTGGAAAAATCGCGCGCCGCCTTTATCGACGAGCTACAGCGCTGCGAACAGCTGGGCCTGTCGCTGCTCAATTTTCATCCCGGCAGCCATCTGAATCAGATTGACGAGGAAGCCTGTCTGAAGCGCATCGCGGAATCGGTGAATATCGCGCTGGATAAGACCCGCGGCGTTACCGCTGTGATTGAAAACACCGCCGGTCAGGGCAGCAATCTCGGCTACCGCTTCGAGCATCTGGCGGCGATCATCGACGGCGTAGAGGATAAATCGCGCGTCGGCGTCTGCATCGATACCTGCCACGCCTTTGCCGGGGGCTACGATCTGCGTAGCGAAGCGGACTGCGAGGCGACCTTCGCCGAGTTCGATCGCGTCGTCGGCTTCCGGTATCTGCGCGGCATGCACCTTAATGACGCGAAAAGCGCTTACGCCAGCCGCGTTGACCGTCACCATAGCTTAGGCGAAGGGAATATCGGCACCACGGTGTTTAGCTGGCTAATGAAAGACAGCCGCTTCGACAATATTCCGCTGATTCTCGAAACCATCAATCCCGATATCTGGAAGGATGAAATAGCCTGGCTGAAGTCACAGCAGCGCGATGCGGCCAGCGTCTGA
- a CDS encoding phosphatase PAP2 family protein has protein sequence MNAKRLAIILLLNLAGAALFLSWYLPGNHGPWFGIDKSIFFWFNQHMATSYAFALLLAVTNFRGFDAVSLLAMGLLYWSYWRSETPQGRRRMLAIGICMLLTAVILNQLGHLLPVKHSSPTLFFDNIWRVSELTGIPAKDASKDSFPGDHGMMLIIFACFMLRYFGVKAFATALVIAVLFSLPRIMAGAHWFTDVAVGSLSVVLVGLSWWLITPASDWLVNWLYRTLPGRYKPGSVA, from the coding sequence ATGAACGCAAAACGGTTAGCGATTATTCTGCTGCTAAACCTGGCTGGAGCGGCGCTGTTTTTATCCTGGTATTTACCAGGCAACCACGGCCCCTGGTTCGGCATTGATAAGTCGATATTTTTTTGGTTCAACCAGCATATGGCAACCAGTTATGCTTTCGCCCTGCTGCTGGCGGTGACTAACTTCCGTGGTTTCGACGCCGTCTCTTTACTGGCGATGGGCCTGCTTTACTGGTCTTACTGGCGCAGTGAGACGCCGCAAGGGCGTCGCCGCATGCTGGCTATCGGCATCTGTATGCTGTTGACAGCGGTGATCCTGAATCAGCTGGGCCACCTGCTGCCGGTGAAGCATTCCAGTCCAACGCTGTTCTTCGATAATATCTGGCGCGTCAGCGAGCTGACCGGCATTCCGGCGAAAGATGCGTCGAAAGACAGCTTTCCCGGCGATCACGGCATGATGCTGATCATTTTTGCCTGCTTTATGCTGCGTTATTTCGGCGTTAAGGCATTTGCTACCGCGCTGGTGATTGCGGTGCTGTTTTCCCTGCCGCGCATTATGGCCGGGGCGCACTGGTTTACCGATGTGGCGGTGGGATCGCTGTCGGTTGTGCTGGTGGGACTCAGCTGGTGGCTAATCACGCCCGCCAGCGACTGGCTGGTCAACTGGCTCTATCGTACGTTGCCAGGCAGATACAAACCCGGCAGCGTCGCCTGA
- the mepS gene encoding bifunctional murein DD-endopeptidase/murein LD-carboxypeptidase, with product MVKSQPFLRYILRAIPAVALATLLSACSGHHGQNAQTETHAVNNHNGFLLQASQDEFEQMVQNVDIKSRILEQYADWKGVRYRLGGTTKRGIDCSAFVQVTFREQFGLDLPRSTWEQKDTGRQVSRSKLRPGDLVLFRAGSTGRHVGIYLGNDNFVHASTSSGVMISSLNDAYWKNRYREARRVLSRTQS from the coding sequence ATGGTCAAATCTCAACCGTTTCTGAGATATATCTTGCGGGCAATCCCTGCTGTCGCGCTGGCGACGTTACTCTCAGCATGTAGTGGTCATCACGGACAGAATGCGCAAACTGAGACCCATGCAGTTAATAACCACAATGGTTTTTTACTTCAAGCGTCTCAGGATGAATTTGAACAAATGGTGCAGAATGTCGATATTAAATCGCGCATTCTGGAACAATATGCCGACTGGAAAGGCGTGCGTTATCGTCTTGGCGGCACCACCAAACGCGGCATCGATTGCTCCGCCTTTGTTCAGGTAACTTTTCGTGAGCAGTTTGGTCTCGATCTGCCGCGATCCACATGGGAACAAAAAGATACCGGACGTCAGGTTTCACGCAGCAAGCTGCGTCCCGGCGATTTGGTCCTGTTTCGCGCCGGCTCTACCGGTCGTCACGTAGGTATTTATCTGGGCAACGATAATTTTGTCCATGCATCAACCAGCAGCGGCGTCATGATTTCCAGCCTGAATGACGCCTACTGGAAAAACCGTTATCGGGAAGCACGGCGCGTATTGAGCCGAACGCAAAGTTAA